A single genomic interval of Psychroserpens sp. NJDZ02 harbors:
- a CDS encoding flagellar motor protein MotB yields the protein MKNRITVILLVLIATSCVSPKVYKELESKYATLKQENRSLKDENSELLKTKNKAANDLAELQAEYDEALKRRDQLESDYTVTKSKYDTLKASYEALDANSSSAIAANTQKNRELLAQLETKEEALATENARLEQLKKELESRSQRVADLESIIASKEAEMIALKDAISSALTDFEGKGLTIEQRNGKVYVSMENKLLFESGSWAVGTQGRKAVKQLGTVLGDNPEIAVLIEGHTDDAPYSPRGNISNNWDLSTKRATAIVTILQENGNIKADNLTAAGRGEFAPIAPNTTAEGKAKNRRIEVILTPKLDKITNLLNN from the coding sequence ATGAAAAACAGAATAACAGTAATCCTATTAGTACTTATTGCAACCAGTTGTGTGTCGCCAAAAGTGTACAAAGAGTTAGAGAGTAAATACGCGACTTTAAAACAGGAGAATAGGTCTTTAAAAGATGAAAACAGTGAGTTGTTAAAAACTAAAAATAAAGCAGCGAATGACTTAGCGGAATTACAAGCAGAGTATGACGAAGCTTTAAAGCGTCGTGATCAGTTAGAGTCTGATTACACCGTGACTAAAAGTAAATACGATACCCTAAAAGCATCTTATGAGGCATTGGATGCTAATAGTAGTTCTGCCATTGCTGCAAACACGCAAAAAAATAGAGAGTTGTTAGCACAATTAGAAACTAAAGAGGAAGCATTAGCGACGGAAAATGCAAGATTAGAGCAGCTTAAAAAAGAATTAGAATCGCGTTCGCAACGTGTTGCAGATTTAGAAAGTATTATTGCGTCTAAAGAAGCAGAAATGATTGCGCTTAAAGATGCAATATCAAGTGCATTAACAGATTTTGAAGGTAAAGGATTAACCATTGAACAGCGTAACGGAAAAGTATATGTTTCTATGGAAAATAAATTATTGTTCGAATCTGGTAGTTGGGCAGTCGGAACACAAGGTCGTAAAGCGGTTAAACAGTTAGGGACCGTGTTAGGTGATAACCCAGAAATAGCAGTCTTAATAGAAGGGCATACGGATGATGCGCCCTATTCGCCACGAGGTAATATTAGCAATAACTGGGATTTGTCGACAAAACGAGCGACTGCAATCGTAACCATTTTGCAAGAAAACGGAAATATAAAAGCTGATAATTTGACAGCTGCTGGACGTGGAGAATTTGCCCCAATTGCACCAAACACAACAGCAGAAGGTAAGGCTAAAAACCGTCGTATAGAAGTTATATTAACTCCAAAATTAGACAAAATAACAAACCTTTTAAATAATTAA
- a CDS encoding CusA/CzcA family heavy metal efflux RND transporter: MLENIIRFSLKNKLIIFLFTAFIIGFGLFSLTKIPIGAVPDITNNQVQVITTSQNLSTQDVEQFITYPVELEMANLPGVEEIRSVSKFGLSVVTIVFNDDMGTFLPRQLIAEKIKSASEQIPEGFGTPEMGPITTGLGEIYQYILDVKPGYKDQYSTMDLRTIQDWIVKRQLSGIPGVVEVNTWGGFLKQYEVAINPNKLTAMNISIAEIYEALEKNNSVSGGGYIEKNDKAFFIRGEGLVGSLEDIENSVVKNDGSPIYIKDVATVGFGSATRFGAITGNGEGEKVLGQIMMLKDGNSKEVIDTVKKRVASIQSTLPEGVYINGFLERSELIAKTTFTVAENLILGSLIVIFVVVLLLGNWRSGLVVASVIPLSLMFAIILMRQFGVDANLMSLGAIDFGIIIDGAVIIVEFIAFQIMSKASHLSEINKTEKQAEIDQITLKSASKMMNSAIFGQLIILIVFIPILSLSGIEGKMFKPMAMTFSFALIGAMILCLTYVPVVSSLFLKPSTQSAKNISVRLMAFLNKGYQPIINWALSNKRIVVVLSALLLTSSIYVFSRMGGEFIPTLDEGDFVIQPVLKTGTSLGKTIEITTRIEQILLDNFPEVDQVVSRIGAAEVPTDPMSMEQSDVIIKLKPKNEWTSAKNKDALADKFKEALTIIPGMEVEFTQPIEMRFNELVTGVRADVAIKIFGDDLSILASKANEIKELIENVEGAVDLSVEKVEGLPQMSVKFNRIKIARYGLNISDLNDVISMGFAGKTAGSVFEGEKRFDLVLRLKENNRKDIGSLENLYIDTPNGNKIPLNELAEITYTTGPAQISRDDTKRRIVVGVNVRNRDLQSVVNDVQNIIDSKLKLPVGYSITYGGQFENLQSAKDRLLLAVPLALVLIFILLYFAFNSVKEALIVYSAIPLSAVGGILLLWARDLPFSISAGVGFIALFGIAVLNGIVLIEHFKALKAEGFSNINERIKKGTTERLRPVLLTAAAAALGFLPMAISTNAGAEVQRPLATVVIGGLLTATLLTLVVLPVLYAWYEEKKALKISKKSITTILILLFTFNIQAQNKPLNIEQTIALAIENNANLKAENLKTDKSNALVGSAFTFDKTSVYYNYDESNLAVNNEPLKVFGISQDFKFPTVYFAQKKVNESKVSLQEANFSLQIQQLKKQVYANYYQLSYAKNKAKNYKYLDSLYHDFAQKAKRRFELGETNYLEMITAQSKQKQLETQYKQSLQEVTLYNEQLKKMIQVDSITTEDSLLQKLEIEQLSANQNVGLSVFDAAINYQKAQTKLEKQSLLPDLNAEYFQGTNSTLNDNIKGYQLGLKIPILFGGQRSKIKASKIAQDIIVEQKQDYQAKINAEYQSLLAKLQQYEDAINYYETQGQTLSEEIIKTANRTFKEGEIDFFQYIQSLETAKDIQLSYLEQLNQYNQTVITINHLTL, translated from the coding sequence ATGTTAGAAAACATCATAAGATTCAGCTTAAAAAATAAGCTGATCATATTTCTATTTACAGCCTTTATTATAGGCTTTGGTCTTTTTTCGTTAACTAAAATACCAATTGGCGCAGTGCCAGATATTACCAATAACCAAGTACAGGTTATTACAACATCGCAAAACTTATCTACGCAAGATGTAGAGCAATTTATAACCTATCCTGTAGAGTTAGAAATGGCTAATTTACCTGGAGTAGAAGAGATTCGTTCTGTTTCAAAGTTTGGACTGTCTGTGGTAACCATCGTTTTTAATGACGACATGGGAACCTTTTTACCTAGACAGCTTATTGCCGAAAAAATTAAATCGGCTTCCGAACAAATCCCAGAAGGTTTTGGCACACCCGAAATGGGACCTATAACCACTGGGTTGGGCGAGATTTACCAATACATATTAGATGTCAAACCGGGCTACAAAGACCAATACAGCACAATGGATCTACGTACCATCCAAGATTGGATTGTAAAGCGTCAATTGTCCGGAATTCCTGGCGTAGTTGAAGTGAATACTTGGGGCGGATTTTTAAAGCAATATGAGGTTGCTATAAATCCCAACAAGCTTACTGCCATGAACATTTCTATTGCAGAAATTTACGAAGCTTTAGAAAAAAACAACAGTGTTTCTGGTGGTGGTTATATTGAAAAAAATGACAAAGCTTTTTTTATTCGTGGCGAAGGTCTAGTTGGCTCACTAGAAGATATAGAAAATAGTGTTGTTAAAAATGATGGCTCACCAATATACATAAAAGACGTGGCTACTGTTGGCTTTGGAAGCGCCACACGTTTTGGAGCCATTACAGGAAATGGTGAAGGCGAAAAAGTATTAGGACAAATCATGATGCTTAAAGATGGCAACTCTAAAGAAGTTATTGATACTGTTAAAAAACGTGTCGCATCCATACAGAGCACATTACCAGAAGGTGTGTATATAAATGGCTTTTTAGAACGAAGCGAACTGATTGCAAAAACAACATTCACCGTTGCCGAAAACCTAATACTGGGATCGCTAATCGTTATTTTCGTGGTCGTCTTACTACTTGGTAATTGGCGCTCTGGTTTGGTCGTAGCTTCTGTTATCCCGTTAAGCTTAATGTTTGCCATTATATTGATGCGTCAATTTGGTGTCGATGCTAACTTAATGAGTTTAGGCGCTATCGATTTTGGAATTATCATTGATGGCGCAGTTATTATTGTCGAGTTTATTGCGTTTCAAATCATGTCCAAAGCATCGCATCTTTCTGAAATTAATAAAACCGAAAAACAAGCAGAAATTGACCAAATAACACTAAAAAGCGCATCAAAAATGATGAATTCAGCGATTTTTGGTCAATTAATAATCTTAATCGTGTTTATTCCAATTCTGTCTTTAAGTGGTATTGAAGGAAAAATGTTTAAGCCTATGGCAATGACGTTCAGCTTTGCTTTAATTGGCGCCATGATTTTATGCTTAACCTATGTTCCCGTAGTCTCATCCTTGTTTTTAAAACCTAGTACACAGTCTGCAAAAAACATTTCGGTTAGATTAATGGCTTTTTTAAATAAAGGCTACCAACCTATTATTAATTGGGCATTGTCTAATAAAAGAATAGTTGTTGTATTATCAGCATTATTACTAACCTCTAGTATTTATGTTTTTAGTAGAATGGGTGGCGAATTTATACCCACTTTAGATGAAGGTGATTTTGTTATTCAACCGGTTTTAAAAACAGGAACGTCACTAGGCAAAACCATAGAAATCACTACTAGAATAGAACAAATCCTACTAGACAACTTTCCTGAAGTAGACCAAGTAGTCAGTAGGATTGGAGCTGCAGAAGTACCAACAGACCCCATGTCCATGGAGCAAAGCGATGTAATTATAAAGCTTAAGCCTAAAAACGAATGGACTTCTGCTAAAAACAAAGACGCGTTAGCAGATAAATTTAAAGAAGCTCTAACCATAATTCCAGGCATGGAAGTTGAATTTACACAACCTATAGAAATGCGATTTAACGAGCTTGTTACTGGAGTTCGTGCAGATGTAGCCATTAAAATTTTTGGTGATGACTTATCGATATTAGCAAGCAAAGCAAATGAAATCAAAGAACTTATTGAAAACGTTGAAGGCGCTGTAGATCTTTCGGTTGAAAAAGTAGAAGGCTTACCTCAAATGAGTGTAAAATTCAACAGAATTAAAATTGCACGATATGGACTTAATATATCAGATTTAAATGATGTTATCTCTATGGGATTTGCTGGAAAAACAGCTGGAAGTGTTTTTGAAGGCGAGAAACGTTTCGACTTGGTCCTACGTTTAAAAGAAAACAACAGAAAAGATATAGGAAGTCTAGAAAACCTATACATCGACACCCCTAACGGCAATAAAATTCCGCTTAACGAATTAGCAGAAATAACCTATACAACTGGCCCTGCCCAAATATCTAGAGATGATACTAAACGTCGCATTGTAGTTGGTGTAAATGTTAGAAACAGAGATTTACAATCTGTAGTAAATGACGTGCAAAACATTATAGACAGTAAGTTAAAGCTACCTGTTGGTTACAGTATTACGTATGGCGGACAATTTGAAAACCTTCAAAGTGCAAAAGACCGCTTATTATTAGCCGTTCCATTGGCTTTAGTTTTAATTTTTATTCTACTCTATTTTGCATTTAACTCCGTAAAAGAAGCACTAATCGTGTATTCTGCAATTCCATTATCCGCAGTTGGTGGTATACTATTATTATGGGCTAGAGATTTACCTTTTAGCATATCTGCAGGCGTTGGCTTTATTGCATTATTTGGAATTGCCGTACTAAACGGAATTGTATTAATCGAGCATTTTAAAGCGCTTAAAGCAGAAGGTTTTAGTAACATAAACGAACGTATTAAAAAAGGAACCACAGAACGTTTACGCCCCGTTTTACTTACAGCAGCAGCTGCAGCTTTAGGTTTTTTACCTATGGCTATTTCTACAAATGCTGGCGCAGAAGTACAACGCCCTTTAGCAACGGTTGTTATTGGTGGTTTGCTTACTGCAACTTTACTAACTTTAGTTGTATTACCTGTTTTATATGCTTGGTACGAAGAAAAAAAAGCGCTTAAAATCAGTAAGAAATCAATAACTACAATACTTATTTTGCTTTTTACTTTTAATATTCAAGCACAAAACAAGCCCTTAAACATTGAACAAACGATAGCATTAGCAATTGAAAATAATGCGAATTTAAAAGCTGAAAACTTAAAAACTGACAAATCTAACGCTCTAGTTGGCTCAGCTTTTACGTTTGATAAAACGAGCGTTTATTATAATTATGACGAAAGTAATTTAGCAGTAAACAATGAGCCTCTTAAAGTTTTTGGTATCTCTCAAGACTTTAAATTTCCAACGGTATATTTTGCTCAAAAGAAAGTAAACGAGTCTAAAGTAAGTTTACAAGAAGCTAATTTTAGTTTACAAATACAGCAATTAAAAAAACAAGTGTACGCTAATTATTACCAGTTAAGTTATGCTAAAAACAAAGCCAAAAATTATAAGTATTTAGATAGCTTATATCACGATTTTGCACAAAAAGCAAAGCGTCGTTTTGAGTTAGGCGAAACTAATTATCTGGAAATGATAACAGCACAGTCCAAACAGAAACAGTTGGAAACACAATATAAACAATCCCTTCAAGAGGTGACCTTATATAACGAACAGCTTAAAAAAATGATCCAAGTAGATTCTATTACTACTGAAGACAGTTTGCTTCAAAAGCTAGAAATAGAACAATTATCTGCTAATCAAAATGTAGGATTATCCGTTTTTGACGCGGCTATTAATTATCAAAAAGCACAAACTAAATTAGAAAAACAAAGTTTACTTCCAGATTTAAATGCGGAATACTTTCAAGGTACAAACAGTACTCTAAACGATAATATTAAAGGCTATCAACTAGGTCTTAAAATTCCTATTTTATTTGGCGGTCAACGTTCAAAAATTAAAGCTTCAAAAATTGCACAAGACATTATTGTAGAACAAAAACAAGATTATCAAGCTAAAATAAATGCAGAATATCAATCGTTACTGGCAAAGCTTCAACAATATGAAGATGCTATTAATTATTACGAAACGCAAGGACAAACACTTTCCGAAGAAATAATAAAAACAGCAAATAGAACTTTTAAAGAAGGTGAAATTGATTTCTTTCAATACATCCAAAGTTTAGAAACCGCGAAAGATATTCAGCTTAGCTATTTAGAGCAATTAAACCAATACAATCAAACCGTAATTACCATCAATCATTTAACACTATAA
- a CDS encoding exodeoxyribonuclease III — protein sequence MKIISYNVNGIRAAINKGFIEWLQSADPDVICLQEIKAMEEQLDLDLFKDAGYHYNYWFSAQKKGYSGVAVLCKTEPNHVEYGTGIESMDFEGRNIRVDYDDLSVMSMYLPSGTNAARLEHKFDYMDLIQKYLNKLTDTLPNLVVCGDYNICHEAIDIHNPKMKGVSGFLPEEREWLGAFIDSGFVDSFRYLNPERQEYSWWSYRANSRANNKGWRLDYAMVSQPLQQNIKRAVILPEAKHSDHCPILVEIKS from the coding sequence ATGAAAATTATCTCGTATAACGTCAACGGAATTAGAGCAGCAATCAATAAAGGGTTTATAGAATGGCTGCAAAGTGCAGATCCAGATGTGATTTGTTTGCAAGAGATTAAAGCAATGGAAGAGCAGTTGGATTTGGACTTGTTTAAAGACGCAGGTTACCATTATAATTATTGGTTTAGTGCACAGAAAAAAGGATATAGTGGTGTTGCTGTTTTGTGTAAAACAGAACCTAATCATGTAGAATATGGTACAGGAATTGAATCTATGGATTTTGAAGGTCGTAATATACGTGTCGATTATGATGATTTGTCAGTTATGAGCATGTATTTGCCTTCGGGGACTAATGCGGCACGACTAGAGCATAAGTTTGATTATATGGATTTAATCCAAAAGTATTTGAATAAGTTAACGGATACTTTGCCAAATTTAGTGGTTTGTGGCGATTACAATATTTGTCACGAAGCAATAGATATACATAATCCAAAAATGAAGGGGGTTTCAGGATTTTTACCAGAAGAGCGCGAGTGGCTAGGTGCTTTTATAGACTCTGGATTTGTAGATTCGTTTAGGTATCTAAATCCGGAGCGTCAAGAATATTCGTGGTGGAGTTATCGTGCAAATTCTAGAGCTAATAATAAAGGTTGGCGTTTGGATTATGCCATGGTTAGTCAGCCATTACAACAAAATATAAAAAGAGCAGTTATACTACCAGAAGCTAAGCATAGTGACCATTGTCCTATTTTAGTAGAAATCAAATCATAA